The Shewanella zhangzhouensis genome has a window encoding:
- a CDS encoding UUP1 family membrane protein, with amino-acid sequence MHSRKPFYIFVFLLVVLGISSSIYRGVEHRVPFLPGEQVNTWAIDAKVSFIGQGGESEVSLALPQDPAFEVLIEHTTSAGFGLSIMDDADGRRALWSKRAVLGQQDLYYKVTLVPTGISRLAENTEPTAPEAPVWAATEQTAAQEVIDAAWERSGSNLSYARQLVTLVGTEKSQNLALLLTAQTPSRLFINLLAAKGVPAREVSALFLEDQRRRQQLVPFVEVYDQGEWYLFDATTGKEGRPDNLLLWERQGKSVLDVIGGSNSQVSFSMLMETRPALATSIDMMETTQGLDFSLYQLPLEEQSLFKGILLIPIGVLMVVFLRVIIGIKTSGTFMPVLIALAFIQTTLLTGLVGFLLIVACGLMIRSYLSHLNLLLISRISAVIIVVIGIIGIFTLLSYKFGLSEGLTITFFPMIILAWTIERMSILWEEEGAKEVVLQGGGSLLVATLAYLAMSASWVQHWVFNFLGIHLVILALVMLMGQYTGYRLLELKRFKPLAGE; translated from the coding sequence ATGCACTCACGTAAGCCATTTTATATTTTCGTTTTTTTATTGGTTGTCCTTGGGATCTCCAGCAGTATTTATCGCGGTGTGGAGCACAGGGTACCCTTCTTGCCGGGTGAGCAGGTCAACACCTGGGCGATAGATGCAAAGGTCAGCTTTATCGGCCAGGGCGGCGAGAGTGAAGTATCCCTCGCCTTACCTCAGGACCCCGCCTTTGAAGTGCTGATTGAGCACACAACGTCGGCTGGTTTTGGCCTGTCCATCATGGACGATGCCGATGGCCGCCGCGCCCTTTGGAGCAAGCGTGCAGTACTTGGGCAACAGGACCTCTACTATAAGGTCACCTTGGTTCCCACCGGCATCTCTCGGTTGGCAGAGAATACTGAACCAACCGCGCCCGAAGCGCCTGTCTGGGCCGCCACAGAGCAGACTGCCGCTCAGGAAGTCATCGATGCGGCATGGGAGCGCAGTGGCTCCAACCTCTCCTACGCCCGCCAACTGGTGACCCTCGTGGGGACAGAAAAGAGCCAGAATCTCGCGCTTCTGCTGACAGCCCAAACCCCAAGCCGCCTCTTTATCAACTTGCTGGCTGCCAAGGGCGTTCCCGCCCGCGAAGTCTCAGCCCTGTTTCTGGAAGATCAGCGCCGCCGCCAGCAACTGGTCCCCTTTGTGGAAGTGTACGACCAGGGTGAGTGGTACCTCTTTGATGCCACCACAGGCAAAGAAGGTCGCCCCGACAATTTGCTGCTGTGGGAACGTCAGGGCAAGTCGGTACTGGATGTGATTGGCGGCAGCAATTCACAGGTAAGCTTTTCCATGCTGATGGAAACCCGCCCCGCCCTTGCCACTTCTATCGACATGATGGAAACCACTCAGGGACTGGACTTTTCACTCTACCAATTACCGCTGGAAGAGCAGAGCCTGTTCAAAGGGATTTTGCTTATCCCCATCGGCGTGCTGATGGTCGTGTTTTTGCGGGTGATAATCGGCATTAAAACCTCTGGCACCTTTATGCCGGTGTTAATTGCACTGGCTTTTATTCAAACCACCCTGCTCACCGGCCTGGTTGGATTCCTGCTGATTGTGGCCTGTGGACTGATGATCCGCTCTTATCTGTCGCACCTTAACCTGCTGCTGATTTCACGAATATCGGCGGTCATCATAGTGGTGATTGGCATCATAGGTATCTTTACCCTGCTGTCCTACAAGTTTGGCCTCAGCGAGGGCCTGACCATTACCTTCTTCCCGATGATCATCCTCGCCTGGACCATTGAGCGTATGTCTATCCTGTGGGAAGAAGAAGGCGCCAAAGAAGTCGTGCTTCAGGGCGGCGGCAGCCTTTTGGTCGCGACCCTGGCCTACCTCGCGATGAGCGCCAGCTGGGTGCAGCACTGGGTGTTCAACTTCCTCGGGATCCACCTGGTGATCCTGGCGCTGGTGATGCTGATGGGCCAATACACAGGCTATCGCCTGCTCGAACTCAAGCGCTTCAAACCCCTGGCGGGAGAATAA
- a CDS encoding alpha-L-glutamate ligase-like protein, giving the protein MKFAWPWELRRAGVLNMNKRNIDFIGRYNPRKYYQRVDDKLTTKQLALANDIAVPDLIGVVQEQHEIADIPEMVQGRSGFVIKPAKGSGGKGILVITKVENGRYYKPSGNEITPSEIDRHVSNILSGLFSLGGKPDVAIVEGLIQFDPVFDGYSYEGVPDIRLIVFKGYPVMGMLRLSTAASDGKANLHQGAVGVGIDIATGKGLRAVQFNEPIEFHPDTGKRLMDIQVPNWDTLLTTASSAYEMCELGYLGTDMVLDSEKGPLLLELNARPGLAIQIANGKGLLPRLKHVESLGNKFMEVNDRVAYAKVHFGAHADC; this is encoded by the coding sequence ATGAAATTTGCCTGGCCTTGGGAGTTGCGCCGCGCCGGCGTGCTCAACATGAATAAGCGCAACATCGACTTTATTGGTCGCTATAACCCGCGAAAGTACTACCAGCGGGTGGACGACAAGCTCACCACTAAGCAGCTTGCCCTGGCCAACGATATTGCCGTACCCGACTTGATTGGTGTGGTGCAGGAGCAGCACGAAATCGCCGATATCCCGGAAATGGTACAGGGACGCAGCGGCTTTGTGATTAAACCCGCCAAAGGTTCCGGTGGCAAAGGAATTTTGGTAATCACCAAGGTTGAAAACGGTCGCTACTATAAACCCAGTGGCAATGAGATCACCCCCAGCGAAATCGACCGCCATGTATCCAATATCTTGAGTGGCCTCTTCTCCCTTGGTGGCAAACCCGATGTCGCCATTGTAGAGGGGCTTATCCAGTTTGACCCTGTGTTCGATGGCTACAGCTATGAAGGGGTACCGGATATCCGGTTGATTGTGTTCAAGGGGTACCCCGTGATGGGCATGCTGCGCCTGTCCACTGCCGCATCGGATGGCAAGGCCAATCTGCACCAGGGCGCCGTGGGTGTCGGAATCGATATTGCGACAGGTAAAGGCCTCAGAGCGGTACAGTTTAATGAGCCCATCGAGTTTCACCCTGACACCGGCAAGCGCCTGATGGACATTCAGGTGCCCAACTGGGATACCTTGCTCACCACGGCCTCCAGCGCCTATGAAATGTGTGAACTTGGTTATCTTGGTACCGACATGGTGCTGGACAGCGAAAAAGGCCCACTGCTGCTGGAGCTCAACGCCCGCCCCGGCCTTGCCATTCAAATCGCCAACGGTAAGGGATTGCTGCCACGACTGAAGCACGTGGAATCGCTCGGCAACAAGTTTATGGAAGTGAATGACAGGGTGGCCTATGCCAAAGTGCATTTCGGCGCTCACGCTGACTGCTAG
- a CDS encoding DUF3541 domain-containing protein: MTFANKSCALLLCACLLPAANAANSKAADTEHSSHKALEPMGTTAVYEAIKQQLEANLFELPPRVQGHYGIRMYRMTGDDKYANAALVDLFAVTESQAFYACNLDKPGFITSAAEEAIEALGRGPRASARKKALEDFPEFLFYTDVLLRFASRIDEFGLEGPCHDRMIAALKATDLKRGLTSPEMIKSWAAQLANYVYWAKQLGVGDYLKDYREAFNKVYPAARDQRLDKAQFRNKLYGMTHFVFAASGYYQTPVDASEFAWVLDYFEANIDRILKDATDDIIAEVGVSFLLAGKGDSEAVTKTRRHIVKAFDEEHDIIPSPRGNPDLALGEHRNMLAMMLLQWPDTLSPGPYLAELKATKKYLPKMVAPKASSSPKSKKQ, translated from the coding sequence ATGACCTTCGCTAACAAATCCTGTGCCTTGCTGCTCTGTGCCTGCCTTTTACCCGCAGCCAACGCCGCCAACAGCAAGGCCGCAGATACCGAACACAGCAGCCACAAAGCTCTTGAGCCCATGGGTACGACAGCGGTATATGAGGCTATCAAACAGCAATTGGAAGCCAATCTGTTTGAGTTGCCGCCGCGGGTGCAGGGCCATTACGGCATACGCATGTATCGCATGACAGGTGATGACAAATATGCCAATGCAGCCCTGGTCGATTTGTTCGCCGTGACCGAGTCTCAGGCGTTTTATGCCTGTAACCTGGATAAGCCCGGCTTTATTACTTCCGCAGCCGAAGAGGCCATTGAGGCGCTTGGTCGAGGCCCACGGGCAAGTGCGCGCAAAAAGGCCCTCGAAGACTTTCCTGAGTTTTTGTTTTACACCGATGTACTGCTCAGGTTTGCCAGCCGTATCGATGAATTTGGCCTCGAAGGCCCATGTCACGACAGGATGATCGCTGCATTAAAGGCGACAGATCTTAAGCGTGGATTGACCTCACCTGAAATGATTAAGTCCTGGGCTGCGCAACTTGCCAACTATGTTTACTGGGCGAAACAGCTGGGGGTTGGCGACTACCTTAAAGACTATCGGGAAGCCTTTAATAAGGTGTACCCCGCCGCACGCGACCAACGCCTGGATAAAGCGCAATTTCGTAACAAACTCTACGGCATGACCCACTTTGTGTTTGCAGCCAGTGGTTATTATCAGACGCCCGTAGATGCCAGCGAGTTTGCCTGGGTGTTGGATTATTTCGAGGCCAATATTGACCGGATCCTGAAAGATGCCACCGACGACATCATCGCCGAAGTCGGTGTCAGCTTTTTACTGGCAGGCAAAGGCGACAGTGAAGCCGTTACCAAGACGCGCCGCCATATCGTTAAAGCCTTCGACGAAGAACACGACATCATACCTTCGCCAAGGGGCAATCCCGACCTGGCACTGGGAGAGCATAGAAACATGCTGGCCATGATGCTGTTGCAATGGCCAGATACTTTAAGCCCGGGACCCTATCTGGCAGAGCTCAAAGCAACCAAAAAGTATCTGCCGAAAATGGTTGCTCCCAAAGCGTCGTCCAGCCCCAAGTCAAAAAAACAATAA
- a CDS encoding LysR family transcriptional regulator → MFRAKSTLEQWRILQAVVDHGGYAQAATALNKSQSSLNHAVAKLQHQLGVELLEVRGRKAYLTPRGEVLLRRSRYITQSVMELEQLAGNLERGWEPSLTIAREIVYPMDKLITAINAFLPNGRGTRVSVIDSVLNGTHELVEENKVDIALCGGNPPKGHLAQPLCVVELILVCHPSNPLAAEPKIQDDKFLAQHLQIVIRDTAAKTNKDIGWLKAEQRWTVSNFHEAKAILCSGSGFCWLPKELVEKELVSGELVRLYLTGSESRKIPINLVVPNRDDQGPAGEALELLILAQHGISCQRQ, encoded by the coding sequence ATGTTCAGAGCAAAATCCACCCTCGAGCAATGGCGTATTCTGCAAGCTGTCGTAGACCATGGCGGCTATGCACAGGCCGCCACAGCGCTAAACAAGAGCCAATCCTCCCTTAACCATGCCGTTGCCAAGCTACAGCATCAGCTGGGGGTAGAGCTTCTGGAAGTTAGGGGACGCAAAGCCTACCTGACGCCCCGTGGTGAAGTGCTGCTCAGGCGCAGCCGCTACATCACCCAGTCAGTCATGGAGCTCGAGCAACTTGCTGGCAACCTTGAACGTGGCTGGGAACCCAGTCTGACCATAGCGCGGGAAATTGTTTATCCCATGGATAAGCTCATCACAGCCATCAATGCTTTTTTACCCAATGGCAGAGGTACCCGGGTCTCTGTGATAGATTCGGTGCTTAATGGCACCCATGAGCTGGTGGAAGAAAACAAGGTCGATATTGCGCTGTGCGGCGGTAATCCCCCCAAGGGACATTTGGCACAGCCGCTGTGCGTCGTCGAATTGATTTTAGTGTGTCACCCTTCCAACCCACTTGCCGCCGAGCCCAAGATCCAGGACGACAAGTTTCTCGCCCAACACCTGCAAATCGTTATTCGTGACACCGCCGCCAAAACCAACAAAGACATTGGCTGGCTTAAAGCAGAGCAGCGCTGGACAGTGAGTAATTTCCACGAAGCGAAAGCCATTCTGTGTTCGGGCAGTGGATTTTGCTGGCTACCAAAAGAGTTGGTAGAAAAAGAATTGGTGTCTGGTGAGTTGGTAAGACTGTATCTGACCGGAAGCGAAAGCCGCAAGATCCCCATAAATCTGGTTGTCCCCAACAGAGACGATCAGGGACCTGCGGGTGAGGCGTTGGAGCTGCTTATTCTTGCCCAGCACGGTATCTCATGCCAGCGCCAGTAA
- a CDS encoding putative metalloprotease CJM1_0395 family protein, whose translation MSSPALSVNHAASNGVARPSFAGHPDTAEAARNSFSSASVVSEVSLKSPSNNASFHGAAASGITPTATSVGAASSSVGNNQVLKSSPSSAILPSAPVESGRTTGLVRPAASGARQGGSAPTASANPGFNLITGAQSINALPGRPSFASAISAQGYSSANQGYDVRLSPAQGTGFTGAGEYSVADIFISQNQAADNGVAMSGAVTGRAVSQDGGGAGSNAVFDAVSPLGAQLGREDASGSAVSDQESQEAAKEARQQQLAEALGGESGSTSALRAAEQQAEQDSNAQAMARKSAMERREQVKVRQQEMEVRQLEARQAEVLAHERAHAAVGGQFARAPNFEYELGPDGKRYATGGEVSIDIASVHGNPQATINKMQQVYAAAMAPVNPSQADLSVAAEALRKIELAKDELASERLAAMPTQDELSPLLDAQNAIDEVPVFEPVTPSLGTNLDKSGALSKEQGDSGFVDALSARITAALAQTFERGSEGASAENQINDDIATEGDLIAADTGLDGSGTGSDSYGQAQDNSRTTDISKLGPPRAILAYLDTNEKTQTENDKSQRREKTSSLLALA comes from the coding sequence ATGTCCTCCCCGGCGCTGTCTGTCAATCATGCGGCGTCAAACGGCGTTGCCCGGCCATCCTTCGCCGGGCATCCTGATACCGCTGAAGCTGCGAGAAATTCATTCTCGTCGGCGTCTGTTGTATCCGAAGTCTCGTTAAAATCCCCGTCAAATAATGCTTCTTTCCACGGAGCGGCTGCATCCGGCATCACACCGACTGCGACCTCTGTTGGCGCTGCATCCAGTTCGGTGGGCAATAATCAGGTATTAAAATCATCACCGTCTTCAGCGATTTTGCCATCAGCACCGGTAGAGTCCGGGCGAACAACGGGACTAGTCAGACCCGCTGCGTCAGGGGCACGGCAAGGTGGCTCAGCACCGACTGCGTCGGCTAATCCCGGTTTTAATCTGATCACCGGCGCACAGAGTATTAATGCTTTGCCGGGTAGACCGTCCTTTGCTTCAGCCATTTCTGCTCAAGGCTATTCTTCTGCCAATCAAGGTTATGATGTTCGGTTAAGCCCGGCTCAGGGCACTGGTTTTACAGGCGCTGGCGAGTACTCGGTTGCAGATATCTTCATTTCTCAAAATCAGGCTGCCGATAATGGTGTGGCAATGAGTGGGGCTGTGACGGGCCGCGCTGTCAGTCAGGATGGCGGGGGAGCCGGTTCGAACGCAGTTTTTGATGCAGTCTCCCCTCTGGGTGCTCAACTCGGACGAGAAGATGCGTCAGGTTCAGCTGTCTCTGACCAGGAATCTCAGGAGGCTGCCAAGGAAGCAAGGCAGCAACAGCTTGCTGAGGCGCTGGGTGGGGAGAGCGGTTCTACATCTGCACTAAGGGCAGCCGAGCAGCAAGCGGAACAAGACAGCAATGCTCAGGCAATGGCCCGCAAAAGCGCCATGGAGCGACGTGAGCAGGTAAAAGTACGTCAGCAGGAAATGGAGGTGCGTCAGCTTGAAGCCAGACAAGCAGAAGTACTGGCACACGAGAGAGCCCATGCTGCCGTTGGTGGACAGTTTGCCCGCGCGCCCAATTTTGAATACGAACTCGGCCCCGATGGTAAGAGATACGCCACAGGGGGAGAGGTGTCGATTGATATTGCCAGCGTCCATGGCAATCCTCAGGCGACCATCAATAAGATGCAGCAGGTATATGCCGCTGCCATGGCGCCGGTAAATCCGTCGCAAGCGGACCTTAGCGTGGCGGCTGAAGCGCTCAGGAAGATTGAACTGGCCAAGGACGAGCTGGCTTCAGAGCGGTTGGCGGCAATGCCTACTCAGGACGAACTTTCCCCGTTATTGGATGCTCAAAACGCCATTGATGAAGTACCGGTGTTCGAGCCGGTTACCCCTTCTTTGGGCACCAACCTGGATAAATCTGGTGCTTTAAGCAAAGAGCAGGGTGACAGTGGCTTTGTTGATGCATTGTCGGCACGTATTACCGCCGCTTTGGCGCAAACCTTTGAAAGGGGTAGCGAGGGAGCTTCAGCAGAGAACCAGATTAATGATGACATAGCCACTGAAGGTGACCTAATTGCCGCCGATACCGGGTTGGATGGCTCTGGCACGGGCTCTGATAGCTATGGACAGGCACAGGATAATTCACGTACCACAGATATCAGTAAGCTTGGGCCACCGAGAGCGATTCTGGCGTATCTTGATACAAACGAGAAGACGCAGACCGAAAACGATAAGTCTCAACGCAGGGAGAAGACATCATCGTTACTGGCGCTGGCATGA
- a CDS encoding chemotaxis protein, translating into MQIPPASVSGISGFNSAQSGLTQATIDVARSEPAQQSAELKSEAPDKTDALVRATQSVNQAEASAEVIETADETIGTIIDIKV; encoded by the coding sequence ATGCAAATCCCACCTGCGTCCGTATCGGGTATCAGTGGCTTTAACAGCGCTCAAAGTGGATTGACTCAGGCAACCATTGATGTGGCGCGCAGCGAGCCTGCCCAGCAAAGTGCCGAGCTCAAGTCAGAAGCACCGGATAAAACCGACGCCCTGGTCAGGGCGACCCAGTCGGTTAATCAGGCTGAGGCTTCGGCCGAAGTGATTGAAACGGCCGACGAGACAATTGGCACCATCATAGACATTAAAGTGTAA
- the thiH gene encoding 2-iminoacetate synthase ThiH — protein MSQGYFSEAFARLNPDSLRLKLYSATELDVEAALRAPAGNLNALLALLSPAAEPYLEQMAQKSMQLTRKRFGASVGMYLPLYLSNLCANECDYCGFSMSNRIKRKTLDETELTREMAAIKAMGYDSVLLVSGEHETKVGMGYFRKVLPEVKRAFSYVAMEIQPLSEPEYRELVTLGLDAVMIYQETYQRATYAEHHTRGKKMDFIWRLDTPDRLALAGVDKIGLGVLLGLDDWRLDALLMGYHLDYLERKYWRTRYSISLPRLRPCTGGVAPKTEISDKGLVQLICAFRLFNEALDISLSTRERPEFRDNLFALGITQTSAGSATSPGGYSEPDTHLDQFEISDDRSSAQIAAVLKSRGLNPVWKDWESQW, from the coding sequence ATGAGCCAGGGCTATTTCTCTGAGGCATTTGCGCGCCTGAACCCCGACAGTTTGCGGCTTAAGCTCTACTCGGCCACAGAGCTGGATGTGGAGGCGGCGCTGCGGGCACCGGCGGGTAATCTGAATGCGCTGCTGGCACTCTTGTCGCCTGCCGCCGAGCCTTATCTTGAGCAGATGGCACAAAAAAGCATGCAGCTCACCCGTAAGCGCTTTGGTGCCAGTGTGGGTATGTACCTGCCGCTGTACTTATCCAACCTGTGTGCAAACGAGTGTGATTACTGCGGCTTTTCAATGAGTAACCGCATTAAGCGCAAGACCCTTGATGAAACCGAACTTACCCGCGAAATGGCCGCCATCAAGGCCATGGGCTATGACTCTGTGCTGCTGGTCTCCGGCGAGCATGAAACCAAGGTTGGTATGGGCTATTTCCGCAAGGTGTTGCCCGAGGTAAAGCGCGCATTTTCCTACGTGGCGATGGAGATTCAGCCGCTCAGTGAACCTGAATACCGCGAGCTGGTAACTCTCGGGCTTGATGCGGTGATGATTTATCAGGAAACCTATCAGCGCGCGACCTACGCTGAGCATCACACCCGCGGCAAAAAAATGGATTTTATCTGGCGCCTGGATACGCCCGACAGACTGGCGCTGGCCGGGGTCGACAAGATTGGCCTTGGGGTGCTGCTGGGGCTCGATGACTGGCGTCTGGATGCGCTTTTGATGGGTTATCATCTTGATTATCTTGAGCGAAAATACTGGCGTACCCGCTACAGTATTTCACTGCCGAGGCTCAGGCCCTGCACCGGCGGTGTGGCGCCCAAAACCGAGATAAGCGATAAAGGTTTGGTGCAGCTTATCTGCGCATTCAGGCTGTTTAATGAAGCGCTGGATATCAGTCTTTCCACCCGCGAGCGGCCTGAATTTCGTGACAATCTGTTTGCCCTTGGAATAACCCAAACCAGCGCAGGCAGTGCTACATCGCCGGGGGGCTATTCCGAGCCGGATACCCATTTGGATCAGTTTGAAATCAGTGATGACAGAAGCTCAGCCCAAATCGCGGCCGTGCTGAAATCGAGGGGGCTGAACCCTGTGTGGAAAGATTGGGAATCCCAGTGGTAA
- a CDS encoding thiazole synthase gives MLKIAETEFGSRLFTGTGKFASGKLMQEAIAASGSELVTLAMKRVDFKAGSDDILAPLLERGVRLLPNTSGARNAKEAIFAAKLAREMLGTEWLKLEIHPDPKYLMPDPMETFAAAKELVSQGFKVLPYVHADPVLCRRLEEIGCAAVMPLGSPIGSNQGLVSREFLKIIIEQASIPVVVDAGIGAPSHACEAMELGADAVLVNTAIASSADPVRMARAFALAVQIGREAYLAGLGSKSLHAHETSPLTGFLNTDSSATGLVNSGMAEKLS, from the coding sequence ATGCTGAAAATTGCAGAAACGGAATTTGGCTCCAGGCTGTTTACCGGCACAGGCAAGTTTGCTTCGGGTAAGCTGATGCAGGAAGCCATTGCTGCCAGCGGCAGTGAGCTGGTTACCCTCGCCATGAAGCGGGTGGATTTTAAAGCCGGCAGCGATGATATCCTGGCGCCGCTGTTGGAGCGCGGCGTGCGGCTGCTGCCCAATACCTCCGGTGCCCGTAACGCCAAAGAAGCGATATTCGCCGCTAAGCTTGCCCGTGAAATGCTGGGCACCGAGTGGCTGAAGCTTGAGATCCACCCGGATCCCAAGTATCTGATGCCAGATCCCATGGAAACCTTTGCTGCCGCTAAAGAATTGGTAAGCCAGGGCTTTAAGGTGCTGCCTTACGTGCATGCCGACCCTGTGCTGTGCCGACGCCTGGAAGAGATTGGCTGCGCGGCGGTCATGCCCCTTGGCAGCCCCATTGGCTCCAATCAGGGGTTGGTCAGCCGGGAGTTTTTGAAAATTATCATTGAGCAGGCGAGCATTCCTGTTGTGGTGGATGCGGGCATTGGCGCGCCTTCCCACGCCTGTGAGGCGATGGAGCTTGGCGCCGATGCAGTGCTGGTTAATACCGCCATTGCCTCGAGTGCCGACCCTGTGCGTATGGCCAGAGCCTTTGCGCTGGCAGTGCAAATTGGCCGAGAAGCCTATTTGGCCGGGCTTGGCAGTAAAAGTCTGCATGCCCACGAAACCAGCCCACTGACCGGCTTTTTGAACACAGACTCATCCGCCACGGGTTTGGTAAATTCAGGCATGGCGGAAAAGCTGTCATGA
- the thiS gene encoding sulfur carrier protein ThiS: MLSISVNGQSHPIYDGQDLASLVKHHCQRDSHIALVLNGEVVPRHRWEHIHLKHNDAVELFAAVAGG, from the coding sequence ATGCTGAGTATCAGTGTTAACGGACAATCCCATCCCATATACGACGGCCAGGATCTGGCCAGTTTGGTTAAACATCACTGCCAGCGCGATAGCCATATCGCGCTGGTGCTCAACGGTGAAGTGGTACCGCGGCATCGCTGGGAACATATTCATCTTAAACACAATGATGCAGTTGAACTTTTTGCAGCAGTGGCAGGAGGCTGA
- a CDS encoding HesA/MoeB/ThiF family protein, which translates to MLADKDFIRYSRQILLPECGEAGQLRLRSSHVAIVGVGGLGCQAAMLLAASGVGHLSLFDADSVELSNLPRQLLFCDADLDKAKAGVAAARLQTREPGLKVSVCGEFNSETLTQLDNAGLVLDCTDNFAARHLISAYCAKQGKTLISGAIAGFDGLLFVQRPGEGGCYQCLFPPGTTSAQNCASVGVMGPAVAIVASMQAQLCLNELLQFPCEAGRLQRFDFRHFRWHEARVPADPLCPVCGKDKERKAC; encoded by the coding sequence ATGCTCGCTGATAAAGACTTTATCCGCTACTCGCGGCAAATTCTGTTACCGGAATGCGGCGAAGCCGGGCAGCTCAGATTAAGGAGCTCCCATGTGGCCATAGTGGGTGTGGGTGGCCTTGGCTGTCAGGCGGCCATGCTGCTGGCCGCGTCAGGAGTGGGGCATTTGTCACTGTTCGATGCCGATAGTGTGGAGCTTTCAAACCTGCCACGCCAGCTGCTGTTTTGCGACGCTGATTTGGACAAAGCCAAGGCCGGGGTCGCGGCCGCTCGCTTACAGACTCGAGAACCAGGCTTAAAGGTATCTGTGTGCGGCGAGTTTAACAGTGAGACGTTAACTCAGCTCGATAACGCAGGGCTGGTGCTTGATTGCACCGATAACTTTGCGGCGCGACATCTGATTTCCGCGTACTGCGCTAAACAAGGCAAAACGCTTATCAGTGGCGCCATTGCCGGTTTTGACGGGCTGTTGTTTGTGCAGCGGCCCGGTGAAGGCGGCTGCTATCAGTGTCTGTTCCCGCCAGGCACCACTTCGGCGCAAAACTGCGCCTCTGTCGGGGTAATGGGGCCCGCTGTGGCCATTGTCGCCTCGATGCAGGCACAACTTTGCTTGAATGAACTGCTTCAATTTCCCTGCGAGGCTGGACGCCTGCAACGTTTCGATTTCAGGCATTTTCGCTGGCATGAAGCCAGGGTGCCTGCCGATCCCCTTTGCCCGGTTTGCGGAAAGGACAAGGAGCGCAAGGCATGCTGA